A single window of Nicotiana tomentosiformis chromosome 1, ASM39032v3, whole genome shotgun sequence DNA harbors:
- the LOC104087703 gene encoding boron transporter 1 isoform X1 produces the protein MEESFVPFRGIKNDLQGRLVCYKQDWTSGIKAGFRILAPTTYIFFASAIPVISFGEQLERNTDGTLTAVQTLASTAICGIIHSIIGGHPLLILGVAEPTVIMYTFMFNFAKQRRELGPGLFLAWTGWVCVWTAILLFLLAILGACSIINRFTRLAGELFGMLIAMLFMQQAIKGLVEEFRIPERTNPRLTEFMPSWRFANGMFALVLSFGLLLTALKSRKARSWRYGAGWLRSLIADYGVPLMVVVWTAVSYIPSESVPQGIPRRLVSPNPWSPGAFENWTVIKDMLKVPVLYILGAFIPATMIAVLYYFDHSVASQLAQQKEFNLRKPPSFHYDLLLLGFLTLMCGLVGIPPSNGVIPQSPMHTKSLATLKHQLLRNRLVATARKSMQKNSSLGQLYGNMQEAYQQMQTPLIYQEPSARQGLKELKESTIQLASSMGNIDAPVDETVFDVEKEIDDLLPVEVKEQRVSNLLQATMVGGCVAAMPVLRMIPTSVLWGYFAYMAIESLPGNQFWERILLLFTAPSRRYKVLEDYHATFVETVPFKSIVTFTIFQTLYLLACFGITWVPIAGLLFPLLIMLLVPVRQYILPKFFKGAHLQDLDAADYEESPAVPFNIPTEGEFGSRPSYAGSGEILDEIITRSRGEVKRINSPKITSSTATPIRDSKLLQSPRVPEKAYSPQISKLRSPLSGGRGPFSPRNGEPKPSNLGMSPRTSASND, from the exons ATGGAGGAGTCATTTGTGCCTTTTCGTGGAATCAAGAATGACCTGCAGGGACGTCTGGTGTGCTACAAGCAAGATTGGACCAGTGGAATCAAAGCTGGCTTCAG GATCTTGGCACCCACCACATACATATTCTTTGCCTCGGCAATTCCAGTGATTTCATTTGGCGAGCAGCTGGAGAGAAACACTG ATGGAACGCTAACTGCAGTTCAAACATTAGCATCAACTGCAATTTGTGGAATTATACACTCCATCATTGGTGGTCACCCTTTGTTGATTTTAGGAGTTGCAGAACCTACGGTCATAATGTACACATTCATGTTCAACTTTGCTAAACAACGACGTGAACTCGGTCCTGGTCTCTTTCTAGCTTGGACTGGTTG GGTATGCGTCTGGACTGCAATTTTACTCTTCTTATTGGCAATATTAGGAGCTTGCTCCATTATTAACAGGTTTACCCGTTTGGCTGGTGAACTATTTGGCATGCTTATTGCAATGCTCTTCATGCAACAAGCTATCAAA GGCCTGGTAGAAGAGTTTCGTATTCCGGAAAGAACCAATCCTCGTTTAACAGAGTTCATGCCTTCGTGGAGATTTGCTAATGGAATGTTTGCCTTGGTTCTCTCCTTTGGTCTACTGCTAACTGCTTTGAAAAGTCGAAAAGCAAGGTCATGGCGATATGGAGCAG GTTGGCTTCGTAGTCTTATTGCAGACTACGGTGTGCCACTTATGGTTGTGGTCTGGACAGCAGTTTCCTACATACCATCTGAAAGTGTTCCTCAAGGAATTCCAAGACGTCTCGTCAGCCCAAATCCATGGTCACCTGGTGCTTTTGAGAATTGGACTGTTATCAAG GACATGCTAAAAGTGCCAGTTCTCTACATACTTGGTGCTTTCATTCCTGCAACAATGATTGCGGTGCTTTACTATTTTGACCACAGTGTGGCGTCTCAACTGGCACAGCAGAAAGAATTCAATCTTAGAAAGCCACCTTCTTTCCATTATGACTTGCTTCTTTTAGGGTTCTTG ACACTAATGTGCGGCCTTGTTGGTATCCCTCCATCAAACGGTGTGATCCCACAGTCCCCAATGCATACAAAAAGTTTGGCTACTCTTAAACACCAG TTGCTTCGCAACAGACTTGTTGCCACGGCTCGCAAAAGTATGCAGAAAAACTCAAGCCTGGGACAATTATATGGGAATATGCAGGAAGCTTATCAACAGATGCAAACTCCTCTGATCTACCAAGAGCCATCAGCTAGA CAGGGTCTGAAGGAGTTAAAAGAATCAACAATTCAGTTAGCGTCAAGCATGGGAAACATTGATGCTCCAGTGGATGAAACAGTTTTCGACGTTGAGAAGGAAATTGATGATTTGTTGCCAGTTGAAGTGAAAGAACAGCGCGTCAGTAACTTGCTTCAAGCCACTATGGTAGGGGGATGTGTTGCTGCAATGCCAGTGCTCAGAATGATTCCAACCTCAGTGCTATGGGGATATTTCGCTTACATGGCCATTGAAAGTTTGCCGGGCAATCAATTTTGGGAGAGAATATTACTGCTATTCACTGCACCAAGCAGAAGATACAA GGTTCTAGAGGATTATCATGCCACTTTTGTAGAGACTGTGCCTTTCAAGAGCATAGTGACATTTACAATATTCCAAACACTATATTTGCTTGCTTGCTTTGGAATTACATGGGTTCCAATCGCGGGGCTCCTTTTCCCTCTTTTGATCATGCTTTTGGTTCCTGTGAGACAATACATATTGCCTAAGTTTTTCAAAGGGGCACACCTTCAAGATTTAGATGCAGCAGATTATGAAGAGTCACCAGCTGTACCATTCAATATTCCTACG GAGGGTGAATTTGGCTCAAGACCTTCCTACGCAGGAAGTGGCGAAATTTTAGATGAGATCATTACTAGAAGCAGGGGTGAAGTCAAACGCATTAACAGTCCGAAGATCACAAGTTCAACAGCAACTCCAATAAGAGATTCCAAGCTCCTTCAAAGCCCACGCGTTCCAGAAAAAGCATACAGTCCACAGATTAGCAAACTGAGAAGTCCCCTTTCTGGCGGAAGAGGGCCTTTTAGTCCGAGGAATGGAGAACCAAAGCCATCCAATTTGGGCATGAGTCCTCGGACATCAGCTTCTAACGACTAA
- the LOC104087703 gene encoding boron transporter 1 isoform X2 codes for MEESFVPFRGIKNDLQGRLVCYKQDWTSGIKAGFRILAPTTYIFFASAIPVISFGEQLERNTDGTLTAVQTLASTAICGIIHSIIGGHPLLILGVAEPTVIMYTFMFNFAKQRRELGPGLFLAWTGWVCVWTAILLFLLAILGACSIINRFTRLAGELFGMLIAMLFMQQAIKGLVEEFRIPERTNPRLTEFMPSWRFANGMFALVLSFGLLLTALKSRKARSWRYGAGWLRSLIADYGVPLMVVVWTAVSYIPSESVPQGIPRRLVSPNPWSPGAFENWTVIKDMLKVPVLYILGAFIPATMIAVLYYFDHSVASQLAQQKEFNLRKPPSFHYDLLLLGFLTLMCGLVGIPPSNGVIPQSPMHTKSLATLKHQLLRNRLVATARKSMQKNSSLGQLYGNMQEAYQQMQTPLIYQEPSARGLKELKESTIQLASSMGNIDAPVDETVFDVEKEIDDLLPVEVKEQRVSNLLQATMVGGCVAAMPVLRMIPTSVLWGYFAYMAIESLPGNQFWERILLLFTAPSRRYKVLEDYHATFVETVPFKSIVTFTIFQTLYLLACFGITWVPIAGLLFPLLIMLLVPVRQYILPKFFKGAHLQDLDAADYEESPAVPFNIPTEGEFGSRPSYAGSGEILDEIITRSRGEVKRINSPKITSSTATPIRDSKLLQSPRVPEKAYSPQISKLRSPLSGGRGPFSPRNGEPKPSNLGMSPRTSASND; via the exons ATGGAGGAGTCATTTGTGCCTTTTCGTGGAATCAAGAATGACCTGCAGGGACGTCTGGTGTGCTACAAGCAAGATTGGACCAGTGGAATCAAAGCTGGCTTCAG GATCTTGGCACCCACCACATACATATTCTTTGCCTCGGCAATTCCAGTGATTTCATTTGGCGAGCAGCTGGAGAGAAACACTG ATGGAACGCTAACTGCAGTTCAAACATTAGCATCAACTGCAATTTGTGGAATTATACACTCCATCATTGGTGGTCACCCTTTGTTGATTTTAGGAGTTGCAGAACCTACGGTCATAATGTACACATTCATGTTCAACTTTGCTAAACAACGACGTGAACTCGGTCCTGGTCTCTTTCTAGCTTGGACTGGTTG GGTATGCGTCTGGACTGCAATTTTACTCTTCTTATTGGCAATATTAGGAGCTTGCTCCATTATTAACAGGTTTACCCGTTTGGCTGGTGAACTATTTGGCATGCTTATTGCAATGCTCTTCATGCAACAAGCTATCAAA GGCCTGGTAGAAGAGTTTCGTATTCCGGAAAGAACCAATCCTCGTTTAACAGAGTTCATGCCTTCGTGGAGATTTGCTAATGGAATGTTTGCCTTGGTTCTCTCCTTTGGTCTACTGCTAACTGCTTTGAAAAGTCGAAAAGCAAGGTCATGGCGATATGGAGCAG GTTGGCTTCGTAGTCTTATTGCAGACTACGGTGTGCCACTTATGGTTGTGGTCTGGACAGCAGTTTCCTACATACCATCTGAAAGTGTTCCTCAAGGAATTCCAAGACGTCTCGTCAGCCCAAATCCATGGTCACCTGGTGCTTTTGAGAATTGGACTGTTATCAAG GACATGCTAAAAGTGCCAGTTCTCTACATACTTGGTGCTTTCATTCCTGCAACAATGATTGCGGTGCTTTACTATTTTGACCACAGTGTGGCGTCTCAACTGGCACAGCAGAAAGAATTCAATCTTAGAAAGCCACCTTCTTTCCATTATGACTTGCTTCTTTTAGGGTTCTTG ACACTAATGTGCGGCCTTGTTGGTATCCCTCCATCAAACGGTGTGATCCCACAGTCCCCAATGCATACAAAAAGTTTGGCTACTCTTAAACACCAG TTGCTTCGCAACAGACTTGTTGCCACGGCTCGCAAAAGTATGCAGAAAAACTCAAGCCTGGGACAATTATATGGGAATATGCAGGAAGCTTATCAACAGATGCAAACTCCTCTGATCTACCAAGAGCCATCAGCTAGA GGTCTGAAGGAGTTAAAAGAATCAACAATTCAGTTAGCGTCAAGCATGGGAAACATTGATGCTCCAGTGGATGAAACAGTTTTCGACGTTGAGAAGGAAATTGATGATTTGTTGCCAGTTGAAGTGAAAGAACAGCGCGTCAGTAACTTGCTTCAAGCCACTATGGTAGGGGGATGTGTTGCTGCAATGCCAGTGCTCAGAATGATTCCAACCTCAGTGCTATGGGGATATTTCGCTTACATGGCCATTGAAAGTTTGCCGGGCAATCAATTTTGGGAGAGAATATTACTGCTATTCACTGCACCAAGCAGAAGATACAA GGTTCTAGAGGATTATCATGCCACTTTTGTAGAGACTGTGCCTTTCAAGAGCATAGTGACATTTACAATATTCCAAACACTATATTTGCTTGCTTGCTTTGGAATTACATGGGTTCCAATCGCGGGGCTCCTTTTCCCTCTTTTGATCATGCTTTTGGTTCCTGTGAGACAATACATATTGCCTAAGTTTTTCAAAGGGGCACACCTTCAAGATTTAGATGCAGCAGATTATGAAGAGTCACCAGCTGTACCATTCAATATTCCTACG GAGGGTGAATTTGGCTCAAGACCTTCCTACGCAGGAAGTGGCGAAATTTTAGATGAGATCATTACTAGAAGCAGGGGTGAAGTCAAACGCATTAACAGTCCGAAGATCACAAGTTCAACAGCAACTCCAATAAGAGATTCCAAGCTCCTTCAAAGCCCACGCGTTCCAGAAAAAGCATACAGTCCACAGATTAGCAAACTGAGAAGTCCCCTTTCTGGCGGAAGAGGGCCTTTTAGTCCGAGGAATGGAGAACCAAAGCCATCCAATTTGGGCATGAGTCCTCGGACATCAGCTTCTAACGACTAA